A window of the Desulfotignum phosphitoxidans DSM 13687 genome harbors these coding sequences:
- the treS gene encoding maltose alpha-D-glucosyltransferase, with protein sequence MAKRSPQPKNDPLWYKDAVIYQLHIKTFYDSNGDGIGDFKGLTEKLGYLQELGVTALWLLPFYPSPLKDDGYDIADFKAIHPAYGTLADFKAFMRAARKHNMKVVTELVINHTSDQHPWFQRARRSKPGSTWRNFYVWSDTPEKYTDARIIFQDFESSNWTWDPVAKAYFWHRFYSHQPDLNFDNPKVHDAIFKALDFWMDMGVDGLRLDAIPYLYEREGTNCENLPETHVFLKKLRQRMDEKYQGRMFLAEANQWPEDAVQYFGNGDECHMSFHFPLMPRLYMAVHMESRLPVTEILDTTPAIPESCQWAIFLRNHDELTLEMVTDEERDYMYRAYARDARMRLNLGIRRRLAPLMGNHRRRIELMYALLLCLPGTPILYYGDEIGMGDNIYLGDRNGVRTPMQWSPDRNAGFSRCNPHQLYLPVITDPEYHFGVLNVEAQKQNRHSLFWWIRRLLTLRSRIPAFSRGDLVFLEPENPKILAFIRRHEDQSLLVVVNLSRFVQYVELDMQGHEGKIPVEIFGNTPFPGITGAPYFLTLGPHGFFWFLLTTPAAADTESDMDAELPVFEVRTRWEEVMQGNLRRRFEKHLRSYIEKCRWFGSKDSRIKSLALGDQLSVGNHVQAGYMLLVTLGYTEGNDETYILPVTCLSAADGAAVMEHHPQAVMAQIKMTSKGQEGFLVDGLFHPGFCHVLLEMIHRRQSAKGSKGRLTATPATGFKRMYSTLSLPMETRVISTEQSNTSIIFGHRFILKLFRRLQEGTNPDLEISRFLAGRGFAGLPGLAGFLEYTRQDEEPCTVGILQEYVPNQGDAWAYTVSSLSGFFERVMESRENIPVSLPRKSLLALSRMPVPPEMETQIGFYFESAVLLARRTAQMHAALASASQDPLFTPEPFSKLYQRALFQSMNSMAGRVLGQLEKRIRARKNPLPEHIHAAAKQILDRRQEIIDRFRALTSRKISAMRLRCHGDFHLGQILHTGHDFVIIDFEGEPVRPVSERRIKRSPLRDVAGLLRSFHYACYVALQAEETRGMFHPELRGTMAARAEEWRMWVSAQYLGEYLARSADAGFLPDTHEEMEILLHAYLMEKAVYELGYEMNNRPDWINIPLTGIEQLLNET encoded by the coding sequence ATGGCAAAGCGCAGCCCGCAACCGAAAAATGATCCGCTGTGGTACAAAGATGCCGTGATTTATCAGCTCCATATCAAGACGTTTTATGACAGCAATGGGGATGGCATCGGTGATTTCAAGGGCCTTACCGAGAAACTGGGGTACCTGCAGGAACTGGGGGTCACCGCCCTGTGGCTGCTGCCTTTTTATCCTTCCCCCCTGAAAGATGATGGATACGACATCGCTGATTTCAAGGCCATTCACCCGGCTTACGGCACCCTGGCAGATTTCAAGGCGTTTATGCGGGCGGCACGCAAACACAACATGAAGGTGGTCACAGAACTTGTGATCAACCACACCTCAGACCAGCATCCCTGGTTTCAGCGGGCCCGCCGGTCAAAACCGGGCAGTACCTGGCGTAATTTTTACGTGTGGAGCGATACCCCGGAAAAATACACAGATGCCCGCATTATTTTTCAGGATTTTGAGAGCAGCAACTGGACCTGGGATCCGGTGGCCAAAGCCTATTTCTGGCACCGGTTCTACTCCCATCAGCCGGATCTCAACTTCGACAACCCAAAAGTGCATGACGCGATCTTCAAGGCGTTGGATTTCTGGATGGACATGGGGGTGGACGGCCTGCGGCTGGATGCCATCCCCTATCTCTACGAGCGGGAAGGAACCAACTGCGAAAACCTGCCTGAAACCCATGTGTTTCTAAAAAAGCTGCGGCAGCGCATGGATGAAAAATACCAGGGCAGAATGTTTCTGGCCGAAGCCAACCAGTGGCCTGAGGATGCGGTGCAATATTTCGGAAACGGCGATGAATGCCATATGAGCTTTCATTTTCCGTTGATGCCCCGGCTTTACATGGCCGTGCACATGGAAAGCCGGTTGCCGGTCACTGAAATTCTTGACACCACACCGGCGATTCCGGAATCCTGTCAATGGGCTATCTTTTTGCGGAACCACGATGAACTGACCCTGGAGATGGTCACGGATGAAGAACGGGATTACATGTACCGGGCCTATGCCAGGGATGCGCGCATGCGCCTGAACCTGGGCATCCGGCGGCGCCTGGCCCCGCTCATGGGCAACCACCGGCGCCGGATCGAACTGATGTATGCGCTGCTGCTCTGCCTGCCGGGCACCCCCATCCTGTATTACGGGGATGAGATCGGTATGGGGGACAATATTTACCTGGGGGACAGAAACGGGGTCCGTACCCCCATGCAGTGGAGCCCGGACCGGAATGCCGGGTTTTCCCGGTGCAATCCCCACCAGCTGTATCTGCCGGTGATCACCGATCCTGAATACCACTTCGGGGTGCTCAACGTCGAAGCCCAGAAGCAGAACCGCCATTCCCTTTTCTGGTGGATACGGCGGCTGCTCACCCTGCGCAGCCGCATACCCGCTTTCAGCAGGGGGGATCTGGTGTTTCTGGAACCGGAAAATCCCAAAATTCTGGCCTTTATCCGCCGGCATGAAGACCAGTCCTTGCTGGTGGTGGTCAATCTTTCCCGGTTTGTGCAGTATGTTGAACTGGATATGCAGGGGCATGAAGGAAAGATTCCAGTGGAAATATTCGGTAACACCCCTTTTCCGGGCATTACTGGTGCCCCGTATTTTCTCACCCTGGGGCCCCATGGTTTTTTCTGGTTTCTGCTCACGACACCTGCAGCGGCGGATACGGAATCTGATATGGATGCCGAACTGCCGGTATTCGAGGTGCGCACACGATGGGAGGAGGTGATGCAGGGGAACCTGCGCAGACGTTTTGAAAAACATCTGCGGTCCTATATTGAAAAATGCCGGTGGTTTGGCTCCAAGGACAGCCGCATCAAGTCCCTTGCACTGGGTGACCAGCTGTCTGTGGGCAACCATGTACAGGCAGGGTATATGCTCCTGGTAACCCTGGGGTACACAGAGGGTAACGATGAAACCTATATCCTGCCGGTTACCTGTCTGAGCGCTGCAGACGGCGCAGCTGTCATGGAGCACCATCCCCAGGCGGTCATGGCACAGATAAAAATGACATCCAAAGGGCAGGAAGGGTTTCTTGTGGACGGTCTTTTTCATCCGGGGTTCTGCCATGTGCTTTTGGAAATGATCCACCGCAGGCAATCTGCAAAAGGCAGCAAGGGCAGGTTAACAGCAACACCTGCCACCGGGTTTAAACGCATGTACAGCACACTGAGCCTGCCCATGGAAACCAGGGTGATAAGCACGGAACAGAGCAATACCTCCATCATTTTCGGGCACCGGTTCATTCTCAAGCTGTTCCGCCGCCTGCAGGAAGGGACCAACCCCGACCTGGAAATATCGCGGTTTCTGGCCGGCAGGGGGTTTGCCGGTCTGCCAGGTCTTGCCGGGTTTCTGGAATATACCCGTCAGGATGAAGAACCCTGTACCGTGGGTATTCTCCAGGAGTATGTGCCCAACCAGGGTGATGCCTGGGCCTATACCGTGAGCAGCCTGTCCGGATTTTTTGAACGGGTGATGGAGAGCCGGGAAAATATCCCGGTTTCTTTGCCCCGCAAAAGCCTGCTGGCATTGAGCCGGATGCCTGTTCCCCCTGAGATGGAAACGCAGATCGGATTTTATTTTGAATCCGCTGTCCTGCTGGCCCGGCGCACAGCCCAGATGCATGCGGCACTGGCATCGGCATCTCAGGATCCGTTGTTCACACCGGAACCGTTTTCCAAACTCTACCAGCGCGCTCTTTTCCAGTCCATGAATTCCATGGCAGGCAGGGTACTGGGACAGCTTGAAAAACGCATCAGGGCCCGGAAAAATCCATTGCCGGAACACATTCATGCCGCCGCAAAACAGATACTGGACCGCAGGCAGGAGATCATTGACCGTTTCAGGGCGCTCACAAGCCGAAAAATCAGCGCCATGCGACTGCGGTGCCACGGTGATTTTCACCTGGGACAGATTTTACACACAGGTCATGATTTTGTGATTATCGATTTTGAAGGAGAACCGGTCCGGCCCGTAAGTGAGCGGCGCATCAAACGGTCTCCCTTACGGGATGTGGCAGGGCTTTTGCGGTCATTTCACTATGCCTGTTATGTGGCCCTCCAGGCCGAGGAAACAAGGGGTATGTTTCATCCTGAACTGCGCGGGACCATGGCGGCCAGGGCAGAGGAATGGCGGATGTGGGTGAGTGCCCAGTACTTAGGTGAATATCTGGCCAGAAGTGCAGATGCCGGTTTTCTGCCTGATACCCATGAGGAGATGGAAATACTGCTGCATGCGTATCTCATGGAAAAGGCGGTGTATGAGCTCGGCTATGAAATGAACAACCGCCCCGACTGGATCAATATTCCCCTCACGGGCATTGAACAGTTATTGAATGAAACCTGA
- the glgB gene encoding 1,4-alpha-glucan branching protein GlgB, with protein sequence MPDQNHTTKKIKSADISLLTEDDLFLFNEGSHFCLYDKLGAHPMKVDGQNGFYFAVWAPNARAVSVTGSFNNWDNTQHPLSPRADSGIWEGFIPGIQTGTLYKYHIRSTQKQYQVDKTDPFAFFTELSPQTASVTWDLAHEWSDDTWMENRSNVNVRSAPMAVYEMHLGSWIRIPEEKNRFATYRELAEKLPGYLVKMGFTHVEFLPVMEHPFYGSWGYQCLGYFAPSSRFGTPQDFMYLVDCLHQKNIGVILDWVPSHFPSDEHGLGYFDGTHLFEHEDPRKGFHPDWKSLIFNYGRNEVLSYLISSAMFWLEKYHIDGFRVDAVASMLYLDYSRKAGEWEPNIYGGRENLEAVAFLKRFNGEIHENFPGAVTIAEESTDWPMVSRPVHLGGLGFDMKWDMGWMHDTLAYMSMDPVHRSFHHDKLTFRMIYAFNENYVLPLSHDEVVHGKGSLLGKMPGDEWQKFAGLRLLFGYMYGQPAKKLIFMGGEIGQSREWNHDSSLDWHLLENPLNKGLQRWIEDLNQFYRRTPAMHADDFSRQGFQWIDCNDVQQSTLTFLRKDRDEKETIIAVCNFTPIPRPNYRVGVLADGFWKECLNSDAKEYGGSNQGSLGQIEASPVPAHGFPFSLNLVLPPLAVVFLQKTAPEIVYTKQNATL encoded by the coding sequence ATGCCTGATCAAAATCACACCACAAAAAAAATAAAATCTGCCGATATCAGCCTGTTGACCGAAGATGATCTGTTTTTATTCAATGAGGGAAGCCATTTCTGCCTGTATGACAAACTGGGTGCCCACCCCATGAAAGTCGACGGGCAGAATGGATTCTATTTTGCCGTGTGGGCCCCAAATGCCCGGGCGGTTTCTGTCACAGGATCATTCAACAACTGGGACAACACCCAACACCCTCTGTCACCCCGGGCAGATTCAGGTATATGGGAAGGATTCATACCCGGTATCCAAACCGGAACACTTTATAAATATCATATCCGTTCCACCCAGAAACAGTACCAGGTGGACAAAACCGACCCGTTCGCATTTTTTACCGAACTGTCGCCCCAGACGGCTTCTGTGACATGGGATCTGGCCCATGAATGGTCAGATGACACCTGGATGGAAAACCGCAGCAATGTCAATGTGAGATCTGCGCCCATGGCGGTTTATGAGATGCACCTGGGTTCCTGGATCCGGATACCGGAAGAAAAAAACCGGTTTGCAACCTATCGGGAACTGGCTGAAAAACTGCCGGGCTACCTGGTGAAGATGGGGTTTACCCATGTGGAGTTTCTGCCGGTAATGGAACATCCTTTTTACGGCAGCTGGGGATATCAGTGTCTGGGCTATTTTGCCCCCAGCAGCCGTTTTGGTACGCCCCAGGACTTTATGTATCTGGTGGACTGCCTGCACCAGAAAAATATCGGTGTAATTCTGGACTGGGTACCCTCCCATTTTCCCAGTGATGAGCACGGCCTGGGGTATTTTGACGGCACCCATCTGTTTGAACACGAAGACCCGCGCAAAGGGTTTCACCCTGACTGGAAAAGTCTTATTTTCAACTATGGGCGCAACGAAGTCCTCAGCTATCTCATCAGCAGTGCCATGTTCTGGCTGGAAAAATACCATATTGACGGTTTCCGGGTGGATGCGGTGGCCTCAATGCTGTATCTGGATTATTCCCGAAAAGCGGGTGAGTGGGAGCCCAACATATACGGGGGCAGAGAAAACCTGGAAGCGGTTGCCTTTTTGAAGCGGTTCAACGGGGAGATTCATGAAAATTTTCCCGGGGCAGTCACCATTGCCGAGGAATCCACTGACTGGCCCATGGTTTCCAGACCGGTTCACCTGGGGGGACTGGGTTTTGACATGAAATGGGACATGGGATGGATGCACGACACCCTGGCGTATATGTCCATGGATCCCGTCCACCGCAGCTTTCATCACGACAAACTGACCTTCCGGATGATATATGCCTTTAATGAAAACTATGTGCTGCCTTTGTCCCACGATGAGGTGGTCCACGGCAAAGGGTCCTTGCTGGGTAAGATGCCGGGGGACGAGTGGCAGAAGTTTGCCGGACTGCGCCTGCTTTTTGGATATATGTATGGACAGCCGGCCAAAAAACTTATTTTCATGGGGGGGGAGATCGGCCAGAGCCGTGAATGGAACCATGACAGCAGCCTGGACTGGCACCTGCTGGAAAATCCGTTAAACAAGGGTCTTCAGCGCTGGATCGAAGACCTGAACCAGTTTTACCGGCGCACCCCTGCCATGCATGCAGATGATTTTTCCCGGCAGGGATTCCAATGGATCGACTGCAATGATGTGCAGCAGTCCACCCTCACTTTCTTGCGCAAGGACAGGGATGAAAAGGAAACTATTATTGCTGTGTGTAATTTTACGCCCATTCCCCGTCCCAATTACCGGGTGGGGGTTTTAGCGGATGGGTTCTGGAAAGAATGCCTCAACAGTGATGCAAAAGAATACGGGGGCAGCAACCAGGGCAGCCTGGGACAAATTGAAGCCTCCCCGGTGCCGGCCCACGGGTTTCCCTTTTCTCTGAACCTGGTCCTGCCGCCCCTGGCTGTTGTTTTCCTGCAGAAAACAGCACCTGAAATAGTTTACACAAAACAAAATGCAACCCTGTAA
- the glgA gene encoding glycogen synthase, giving the protein MKTLILTNEYPPNIYGGAGVHVDHLVREMTALSSGTDTFDVLCFGDQNQSAPHLRVSGVPEISSETPELQRLKLTDTLLRNAIMTGTANTADVIHCHTWYTYMAGCLLREILAAPLVVTTHSLEPHRPWKKDQLGDSYHATCWLEKAAMENADGIIAVSETMKQNVMDLYPIPPEKIRVIYNGVDTQFFCKTSRPETLRAYGIDPDKPYILFVGRITRQKGIMHLIRAIAMVDPGVQTVLCASAPDTGEIAQEMETRVKSARQETGREILWIPEAIPLQDLPVLYSHAAVFVCPSVYEPFGIINLEAGACSTPVVAAAVGGIPEVVVHGETGLLVPFAAKEDAEPKRPEEFAADLAAAINTLVRAPEKRTRMGAAARKRIEKHFSWTSIARQTVDFYQHLIKNHGQYRDT; this is encoded by the coding sequence ATGAAAACATTGATTCTGACCAATGAGTATCCCCCCAATATCTACGGCGGAGCCGGGGTGCATGTGGACCATCTTGTCCGGGAAATGACAGCCCTGTCTTCCGGCACAGATACGTTCGATGTCCTGTGTTTCGGTGACCAGAACCAGTCCGCCCCCCATCTGCGGGTATCAGGGGTACCGGAGATATCTTCAGAAACACCTGAACTGCAGCGGCTAAAACTGACGGATACCCTGCTGCGCAATGCCATCATGACCGGTACTGCAAATACGGCGGATGTGATTCACTGCCACACCTGGTACACCTATATGGCCGGGTGTCTGCTCAGAGAAATTCTTGCAGCCCCTCTGGTTGTCACCACCCATTCCCTTGAGCCCCACCGTCCCTGGAAAAAAGACCAGCTCGGTGACAGCTACCATGCCACCTGCTGGCTGGAAAAAGCAGCCATGGAAAATGCAGACGGTATTATTGCCGTGTCTGAAACAATGAAACAGAACGTGATGGATCTTTACCCGATTCCTCCTGAAAAGATCCGGGTCATTTATAACGGGGTGGATACCCAATTTTTTTGTAAAACATCCCGGCCGGAAACACTCAGAGCCTACGGCATTGATCCGGACAAACCCTATATTCTTTTTGTGGGCAGGATTACCAGACAAAAGGGGATCATGCATCTGATCCGGGCCATTGCCATGGTGGATCCGGGCGTACAGACCGTTCTGTGTGCCAGTGCACCTGATACCGGAGAGATTGCACAGGAAATGGAAACCCGGGTAAAAAGCGCCAGGCAGGAAACAGGCAGAGAGATTCTCTGGATTCCAGAAGCAATCCCTTTGCAGGATCTGCCGGTCCTTTACAGCCATGCCGCTGTTTTTGTATGCCCTTCTGTGTATGAACCTTTCGGTATCATCAACCTTGAGGCAGGTGCGTGCAGTACACCGGTGGTGGCTGCAGCGGTCGGGGGGATTCCGGAAGTGGTGGTCCATGGGGAAACCGGGCTTCTGGTTCCCTTTGCAGCCAAAGAGGATGCAGAACCCAAAAGGCCGGAAGAATTTGCCGCAGATCTGGCAGCTGCCATCAACACCCTGGTGCGGGCGCCGGAAAAAAGGACCCGAATGGGTGCGGCAGCCCGCAAAAGAATTGAGAAACACTTTTCATGGACCAGCATTGCCCGGCAGACAGTGGATTTTTATCAGCACCTGATCAAAAATCACGGTCAGTATAGGGATACCTAA
- a CDS encoding YqaE/Pmp3 family membrane protein: MDLIRILVAILLPPLGVFLQVGIGGAFWLNILLTLLGYIPGIVHAVWIIAKR, translated from the coding sequence ATGGATCTGATTCGGATTTTGGTTGCGATACTTTTACCGCCGCTGGGTGTTTTTCTTCAGGTGGGAATCGGGGGAGCGTTCTGGTTGAACATCCTTTTGACTCTCTTGGGATATATCCCCGGCATCGTGCATGCCGTCTGGATTATTGCCAAGCGCTGA
- a CDS encoding YihY/virulence factor BrkB family protein has product MSGREFVRDRCSLQASALTLYTLLAIVPVMAMAFGIAKGFGFQQYLETRILSLFAGQEQVIQNVLAFSANLLERTKGGLMAVLGIIFLMYALIKLMGHMEDTFNRIWRVRGNRRIIRKITDYIAIALAAGLLVIFSGSATIFITGYLEKFMAILDLPAGLGRVISFGLNVFPFVTVWMVFTFFYMFIPNKNVNVRAALGGGIIAGTIFQLAQIAYVQFQVGVSTYNAIYGSFAAIPLFLLWLKTSWTIVLFGAEISFVWENFDVLQTDDPEYEHISIRVKKLIILKIAVFCVNRFAQGRAPVTSLSVADHLNLSVNITSVFMEKLVHSRILFKVSAPDPGFAPAWDIERLTVMDVVTAFEKMGEDDLYLGDTLELSALEQSLESFAAAARQSSGERFLKDV; this is encoded by the coding sequence ATTTCGGGCAGGGAATTTGTCCGGGACCGTTGCAGCCTTCAGGCATCGGCCTTAACCCTGTATACTTTGTTGGCCATTGTGCCGGTCATGGCCATGGCATTCGGCATTGCCAAAGGATTCGGTTTCCAGCAATATCTTGAAACCCGGATACTGTCTTTGTTTGCCGGCCAGGAACAGGTCATCCAGAATGTTCTGGCCTTTTCCGCCAATCTGCTGGAAAGAACCAAGGGCGGGCTCATGGCGGTGCTGGGCATCATTTTTTTGATGTATGCGCTGATAAAACTCATGGGCCACATGGAAGATACATTCAACAGAATCTGGCGGGTCAGGGGGAACCGACGTATTATCCGCAAAATTACCGATTATATCGCCATTGCCCTGGCTGCGGGGCTGCTGGTAATCTTTTCGGGCAGCGCCACCATTTTTATCACCGGTTATCTGGAAAAATTCATGGCAATCCTGGACCTTCCCGCCGGTCTGGGCCGTGTGATTTCTTTTGGTTTGAATGTTTTTCCCTTTGTGACGGTCTGGATGGTATTCACCTTTTTTTATATGTTTATCCCCAATAAAAATGTGAATGTCCGGGCTGCTCTGGGCGGAGGAATCATTGCCGGCACCATTTTTCAGCTGGCCCAGATAGCCTATGTCCAATTCCAGGTGGGTGTCTCCACCTATAATGCCATTTACGGCAGTTTTGCCGCCATACCCTTGTTTTTATTGTGGTTGAAGACGTCCTGGACCATTGTGCTGTTCGGCGCTGAGATCTCCTTTGTCTGGGAAAATTTTGATGTGCTTCAGACAGATGACCCGGAATATGAACACATCAGTATCCGGGTGAAAAAACTGATCATCCTCAAGATAGCGGTCTTTTGTGTGAACCGGTTCGCCCAGGGCCGGGCACCGGTGACATCCTTATCAGTTGCCGACCATCTTAACCTGTCTGTGAACATTACATCGGTTTTTATGGAAAAACTGGTCCACAGCCGCATTCTATTCAAAGTCAGCGCCCCTGACCCCGGCTTTGCCCCGGCCTGGGACATAGAACGCCTGACTGTCATGGATGTTGTGACAGCGTTTGAAAAAATGGGAGAAGATGATCTGTATCTGGGCGACACCCTGGAGCTGTCAGCGCTGGAACAGAGCCTGGAATCATTTGCAGCAGCTGCCAGGCAGTCATCCGGGGAGCGGTTCCTCAAAGATGTCTGA
- the malQ gene encoding 4-alpha-glucanotransferase: MTIRTNGILMHITCLPGRYGIGDLGPAAYGFADFLSATGQQIWQVLPLNPVDPQSGSPYSSPSAFAGNPLLISPHFLVRAGLLSEDETLPRQPFSDNRVDYPAVAEHKHTLFQLAFERLEQQRKTLAGFDHFCTRQTAWLEDYATYMALTTHFDQVSWQQWPQPLRDRHPDALAGIQDKLAIQIRFHQFVQFLFFRQWQALKKYCNARNIRLYGDLPIYMPFDSADVWSCPQQYKLDENKSPTKVSGVPPDYFSDTGQLWGHPVYDWQYLQKNDYAWWLKRFAHNFDMFDVVRIDHFRGLVAYWEVAASAKTAVDGEWVEVPGEDFFTRLTMRFGRLPVIAEDLGMITPDVHECMRRFQLPGMRVLQFAFGDDFPHSSFLPHHHIRDCIVYTGTHDNNTIRGWFEQELTDQAKARLQRYLGSHISRENIHRQMIRLAMMSVADTVIIPLQDILGLGPDARLNQPAGAQDNWQWRLPKGRLTKQHAKWLTTATATYGRSRVSTIRHL, translated from the coding sequence ATGACCATCCGCACAAACGGTATCCTCATGCACATAACCTGTCTCCCCGGCAGATACGGAATCGGTGATCTGGGACCCGCAGCCTATGGATTTGCCGATTTTTTATCTGCAACCGGCCAGCAGATATGGCAAGTGCTGCCGCTGAATCCTGTTGATCCCCAGAGCGGTTCACCCTACAGCAGTCCGTCAGCCTTTGCAGGCAACCCGTTGCTGATAAGCCCGCATTTTCTTGTCCGTGCCGGTCTGCTGTCTGAGGATGAAACCCTGCCCCGGCAGCCATTTTCCGACAACCGCGTTGATTATCCAGCGGTGGCAGAACATAAGCACACCCTTTTTCAACTGGCTTTTGAACGCCTGGAACAACAGAGAAAAACCCTTGCCGGGTTTGATCATTTCTGCACCCGGCAGACAGCCTGGCTGGAAGATTATGCAACATACATGGCGCTCACAACGCATTTTGACCAGGTCAGCTGGCAGCAATGGCCCCAACCGTTACGGGACCGGCATCCGGATGCCCTGGCCGGGATACAGGACAAGCTGGCCATACAGATCAGATTTCATCAATTTGTACAGTTTTTGTTTTTCCGTCAATGGCAGGCACTCAAAAAATACTGCAATGCCCGCAATATCCGCCTGTACGGAGATCTTCCCATCTATATGCCTTTTGACAGTGCAGATGTCTGGAGCTGTCCGCAGCAATACAAACTGGATGAAAACAAATCACCGACAAAAGTATCCGGGGTCCCACCGGATTACTTCAGTGACACCGGTCAGCTCTGGGGCCATCCCGTGTACGACTGGCAATACCTGCAGAAAAACGATTACGCGTGGTGGCTCAAACGGTTTGCACACAACTTTGACATGTTTGACGTGGTGCGCATCGATCATTTCAGAGGTCTGGTGGCATATTGGGAGGTTGCAGCCTCGGCAAAGACCGCTGTTGACGGGGAATGGGTGGAGGTCCCGGGTGAAGATTTTTTTACCCGCTTGACCATGCGGTTCGGTCGGCTGCCGGTGATCGCCGAGGATCTGGGCATGATCACACCGGATGTCCATGAATGCATGCGCAGATTTCAATTGCCCGGCATGCGGGTGCTGCAATTCGCCTTTGGCGACGATTTCCCCCACAGTTCCTTTTTGCCCCATCACCATATCCGGGACTGTATCGTTTACACCGGCACCCATGACAACAACACCATCCGCGGCTGGTTTGAACAGGAACTTACCGACCAGGCAAAGGCCCGATTGCAGCGCTACCTGGGCAGCCATATCTCCAGGGAAAACATTCACCGGCAAATGATACGCCTGGCCATGATGTCTGTGGCTGATACAGTGATCATCCCGCTCCAGGACATTCTGGGCTTAGGTCCTGATGCCCGTCTGAACCAGCCGGCCGGGGCACAGGACAACTGGCAGTGGCGGCTGCCGAAAGGCAGGTTGACAAAACAGCATGCGAAATGGCTTACAACGGCCACGGCTACCTACGGCCGAAGCCGGGTGTCAACAATCAGACATCTTTGA
- a CDS encoding type 1 glutamine amidotransferase domain-containing protein, whose translation MSKIAVIIDDWFEDSEYTEPVSEFRGKGHDIIHVGLEKGKTVKGKKQQTPVTIDQSVNQTGADHFDALLIPGGYSPDQLRAHPGAVAFVRDFMEKNKPVFSICHGPQLLISADVIRGRTLTGFTSIIQDIKNAGATFVDEAVVTDGNLVTSRNPNDLPGFIHAALEKLA comes from the coding sequence ATGAGCAAGATAGCTGTTATTATCGATGATTGGTTTGAAGATTCAGAATACACCGAACCTGTCAGCGAGTTCAGGGGAAAAGGGCATGACATTATCCATGTCGGCCTTGAAAAGGGAAAAACGGTAAAAGGCAAAAAACAACAAACGCCTGTAACGATTGATCAAAGTGTAAACCAGACGGGTGCAGACCATTTTGATGCGCTTCTCATCCCGGGCGGTTATTCACCGGACCAGCTGCGCGCCCACCCGGGTGCCGTGGCGTTTGTCCGGGATTTTATGGAAAAAAACAAACCGGTTTTTTCCATCTGCCACGGCCCGCAGCTGTTGATCTCTGCAGATGTGATCCGGGGCAGGACATTGACCGGCTTTACCTCCATTATTCAGGACATTAAAAATGCGGGCGCAACATTTGTAGATGAGGCAGTTGTTACGGACGGCAATCTTGTGACCAGCAGAAATCCCAATGATCTGCCGGGCTTTATTCATGCGGCATTGGAAAAACTGGCCTGA